The DNA region GTCGCGGAGCAGTGTCTGTTCCCGGAGAATGCGCCCGATCTTCTTGCGCGGCACGAGATCGGGATCCGCGATGGACGCTTGAACGACGTCCACCAAGCACGCGACGTACATCTCGTCGTCCGAGAACCCCGAGTTGCACCCGCTGCACGCATCAACGACTGGCAGGTTGTCCGGGAAGGGCTCGTCGAGCAGGACGCGGGAGGGAACGTGGTCTCTCGTCCCGATTGCACCTCCGCAGTACACACATGCTTGCCTTATCCGGTCGTCGCTGAACGGCTTCACCTGCTCCATCGCCCCCCCCCGCCCGAAGCGTCGTCCAGCATGTTCGCCGCCCACTAGCTAGGCCTTCCGAAGCGCGAGGATGCTTCCTGACGACCGGAACACGGCGAGCACTCGTGGTGCGCGCATCCGAGGCGTTACCGCGACTCGACGCGCTCCTGCGGTCTCGGGACGTCCTTGTTCGCGTTGTTCATCCCCGTCGCTGGTTACCCCGAGCTGGAGCCCGAGAACGTCGGCTGTCAACTCTGGTGATCTCTTCTCGTCCGAAACCGCGCCCCAACGGTCGAGCTCTTTCAGCACCATCACCCGTGTCAACGGGCCCTCGACTGCGTCGAGCGCGTCGAACGGCGAACTAGCTTCGCTCATCCTGCACGTCTCCTGCCGTCTCCGGGCATCCGCACCCCGCGAGCGGGACGAGCGCGGAGCGCGGCGAGCGAGGGTCGGTCGCGCACCTCGCGGGGCATCCTCAAGGTCCGTCCTTCGAGCTCCTCGTACATCGTGCCCCGGAGGTCCTCGTGAAGTCGGACTCGCCACCCTTCGTCGAAGTTCAACTTACCGAGGTCGAACAAGTCATGGATGTCGGCACGTAGCAGCAGCCCGTTCTCGACGCGGTCGGTGGCGGCACCGCGGAAAGGGATGATGTGCGCGGCCTGGAGCACCGCGGCAACGTCGCAGCCAGTGACCGCGCACCTTCCGCCATAGGCGCGTAGCAGTGCGAGGCGGAACGCGGGCTGCCCTTGTCGACGCAGAATCGCACGGCGGTCGTACTCGCGGCCGTCGGGTAGTTCGTTGGCGTCGAACGCAGGAGCCGGGATCTCCTGGCCCGGCTCGCGGCGCACCTCAAGCGCGCCGGCGCACTCCGAAGCGGGGACGTCGAGCCCCAGAGAGCGCAGGTACACGATGAGCTCGTGGGCGTAGCCAGTGTGCGGCGTTGCTCCCTGCTTTCCGACCGCAACGCGCAGGGCCGCGGCGTGGCTGGCCCAGAGCCGCCGGTGAGCCTCCGCCAGCGAGCGCAACGGGAAGGTGACGCACACCGCACCGGGCGCCTTCGCAAATCCGCCCTGCGGCTTCACTCCTAGGCGACGGAGAGCTCCGAGCTCCTTCGCGTCGCGCATCACGATGAGCTGGCACTCGTCCCGCGCCAGCGTCAGCGCAAGCGGAACCCCGACGTTGAGGCGCACGAATCCATCTCCGAGAGTCACCGTCCAAGACGCAGCGTGAAGCGCATGGGCTTCACGCATGGACCGTGCGAGAGCGCGAGCCGCGGACTCTCTGATGTTCTCTGGGACGACTTCGGCCCAGCGCGGGGGCGCAGCCCCTTTCCACTCGGGCCTACTCGGCCCTGCCTTGCCGCCGATCCGAACGACGCCGACCCGACCCACGTGCTCCTCGACGATGCGGTGCAGCTTGCGCGAGACCGCCTCAGCCGGCGTCGTCCGGCCCTTCGTGTACGAGCGGGGCCACTTCCATTCGGGGATGCGGCGGGCGACGTCATCGACTGAGAGCGGCCGCTTGAACTGCCGCAGATCGCGCACGTCGGCCCGGAATGCTGGACGCCCTAGAAACTCATCCGACTTGGGTTCGGTGTCGATGACCCCGGAGCCGACGAAGAGATCGCGGTTGAACACGAAGATGACCTCATCCTCGCGCCCGGCCTTCTTCGGCACGATCCAACTCACGGAGCGCCCTCGACGGACGCAGTCCTCCCACGTCTCCCTTGCGGCGTTTTCTCCGATCAGGACGTGAAGCATCGCCCCTCCAGGCCCGCGGAGCCCGCCAGTGCTACTCCTCCGCGAAGTAGTCCGTGTCCACCCGCTTGATCTCGTAGGTGCTCACCGTGTTCACGCCGATGCTGAAGTCCACCATAAGGGATGCGAGTTGGCGGCCATCGATGAGCACGATCTTCTTCTCGATCCTCTTCACGTAGTCGCGCGCCTCGCTCGAGAAGCTCGACGTGGTGATGAAGACGCCCTTGCGGGCGCGCTCACCCTCAAGACTGCCAGCGAACGCCTGTACATCCGGACGCCCGACGTTGTTCTGCCACCGCTTCGCCTGCACGTAGATGGCGTCCAGCCCGAGGTGGTCTTCCTTGATGATGCCGTCTATGCCGCCGTCATGGCTGCGGCCGAGAGCGCGACCTGCGTCCTCCAGAGAACCGCCGTATCCCATCTGCACCAGCAACTCGACGACGAGCTTCTTGAAGAAACGCGGGGAGGCTTTGCCGACCGCATCGAGGAGCTCGGTCTCGACCTTCGCGCGGATTTCCTTGTGAGCGCGTTCGAGGGCTTCCTCCGGCGTTACCTCTGGCGTGGACTTCTCCTCGGGGCTCTCGGTCGTTCCCTGCGGCTCGTCCGTGGCACGGGAAGCGAAGACGCGAAACGACTCGAACTGGAGCAGGTATTGCTTGTCGATGCGCTCTGGGTTCTTCGCCAGAACGGATCTCCCGGCATCGGTGATGCGGTACCAACCCCGTCGCGAGGTCGACAGCAGGCCAGCCTTCTCCAGGTATGTCTTGGCCCACCCGACGCGTCCGTCGAACACCGGCTGCTTGCCGCTAGGGAGCAACTCGTGTCGGTCGGCGTCGGTCAGGTCGAACGTTCGGTCCAACTGATCACGAAGATCGCGGGCGTTGTGCTCGTCGCCCTCGGCGAGAGCCTGGAGCGGCGGGAGCATGAAAGCGTCGTAGGACGGAACCGGCATGTTCGTTAGCGTACCTGTTCAGGAGGATACTGCGCCGACGAGTGCGACTGACGTGCTGCTCAAGTCGGTCCGGGTAATTGGACCAGAAGCCCAGCGCGACAGAGCGCCACGACAACGTCCACCTGATCGTTCTCGTGCTTTCCGGCGCCACCGGCGAGCTTCCAGAGCTTAGCGGTGCTGGCGTCAGCGAAATCTGAATCTTCGAGAAGGACGCGAGCCAGCGCGAGCGCGTGTGCGGCGTTCTCACGCCCGTTCACGTAGTGCCGCGCGGAACTCCTTTTACGTAACCTTCGCCGCAGAGAGTTAGGAACGTCGTCCGCGGGCACAGCTTCGTTGCAGCATCGATGGAGTTGGGGTTCAAGGCCAGCGCCGCCTTGTTCCACGCGGCGGGCGGAGTCATGCCGTCCTCGACGACGAGTCGGGCCGCCCACACGGCGGACTCCCCGTACCTGGCCATGCGGTCCCCCTTTCACAGTCTTCCCGCTTACGCGCGAAACGGCATGACGAGCGTTACCACACGTACTCATCGGAGCTTGGACGATTCGCCAGTTGATGCGCACATCGCGCTTCTCGTTGCAGGCCCCACAGCGCCGCGCCTGATCGCGCAGGATGAGCCGGGGGCGCGAAGAGGTCGAGCGCCATTGCGAAGCGCTCCGGGCGCGACGGGAGCCGTGCACCGACGCGGTCTCGGTACCAGGCGACGAGCGCCTTGCGGACGGCGCCGGCTCGGTGTCGCGTCCTGAGCTCCTGCCCCACCCGGACCTCGAGCCAGCCCCGCTCCATGCGCGCCGAACCGACTTCCGCGTCGCGAACCGCCTTCACTGCGAGCCGGAAGGTGCGGCCGAGGCACGTGAAGCGTTGCGTCAGACGAGCCGAAAACCCGAGGCGGGAGGCGCGCTTGCCGTACAAGGGCTCGGAGCGACTCGGTAGCATCGTCAGCACGCAAGTACATTGGAGAGTTCGCCGGATCGTGGCGCGGACCGGCCCAACGGCAAACTGACGTCAACGGTTCCGTGCGCCCCGCTACCGAGCGCGTGTCGCACCCCGGGCGTACCCTGCCACGATGTACTCGGAGCTGTACCGTCTGTTCCAGCGCGGCTCGCTGCGCGAGTTCTTGGACCAGCGCCTGCGCGAGCTCGACGCGGCAGTGGAGTCGTTCGACGCGAACCGTCTTCTCAGCGCCTCCATCGAGGAGCTGACCGGCGACTTCGTCTCGCAGTACCGCCTCGATGTTCCGCGGCTGCGCCGAGACGATGCGGAACTGGAGCACCAAGAGGCGGAGATCGACCCGCGCCTGTTCCGGCCGAACCCGAACTTCTTCTTCGACCGAGAGGCTGCCCGCATCAAGGGCATCCGGTACACCCTCCACGTCCCGTTCGACGGCGACAAGAAGCTGTTCGAGTACCAGCCGAGCACGTACACGATGAGCGGTTCACCCATCGCCTCCGTTCGCGACGGGACGCTCGTCCTCACGTCCGACCGTCTCGCGACCGATGCGGGCGATGTGGTCAGCAACGGGTTCAACACGATTCTGAACGATATCGAGCAGTGGCTCGGCTGGGTTGGCGACGACATACGGACCTGGCTTGCCAGCCTCGACGATGCCGCCAGGACTCGGATCCAGCGCAGGCGCGACAAGCTCCTAGCCGCGAAGTCTGCCGTCGCGAGCATGGGGTTCAAGCTCCGCGAGCGGCCCGACGCGACTCGGACGTTCGCGGCACCAGAGGTCCGGAGGAAGGTGGCACCCGTACCAGCTCGCGGCGGAGCACCGGCTCCCGGTTCATCGGCACCGTACACGCCAGAGCCGATGCTTGCCGACCCGGACTACGAGCACATCATCTCGGTCATCGGCAGCATGGCGGCCGTTATCGAGCGAAGCCCCGCCGCGTTCGAGAAGATGGAGGAGGAGCACCTCCGTTTTCTGTTCCTCGTTCCGTTGAATGGTCACTACGAGGGACAGGCGACGGGCGAGACCTTCAACTTCGACGGGAAGACCGACATCCTCATCCGCGCCCAAGGCCGCAACATCTTCATCGCAGAGTGCAAGTTCTGGACGGGACCGAAGGGCCTAACGAAGACCGTGGATCAGTTGCTCGGATATACATCCTGGCGCGACACCAAGACGGCTATCCTGCTGTTCAACCGGAACAAGGGTTTCTCGGCGGTCCTCGATCAGATCCGCCCGACCATCGAAGCGCACCCTAACTGCAAGGCGTTCGCGGGCCGCCCGGCCGAGACGCAGTTCCGGTTCGTGCTCCGGCAGCCGACCGATGCGTCGCGCGAGCTGCTCCTGACAGTGCTCGCGTTCGACGTGCCACACGGCCTTGGGGCGTAGCGACGCCGTGTGCGCCTCCTAGTCGTTCCGCGCCCAGTCCTTGGAACGGACGTCGGCACGTGATCGGAGCAGGCCAAGAGGTGACGTTCCCATTTTGCGCGGAGACTCGATGAGCTGGGACGCTGAGCAGAGTGGGTCGCTGTCCGGAAGCGACCTGCCCATGATGGCGCTGCAACTGTCGGCAACCCTACGCTGGAAGGGAGACGACGAGGTTGAGGCTCACTCCCTTCGATACACTGGGAGCCTCAGCGATATACCAGGAATTGTCTGGCCCGAACTCTCGACCCACCTTGGTCCCGCGAACGTCCGCGGACACGGCGACGTGTACACGCGCCTGATGCTGCCGTTCAGTCGTGCGCTAGTGCAGCGGATCGAGGACTGGCGTCAGGGACGCGGCGGACCCCTGCGGCTCGAGATCCGCGGCGACATCGTGTTCCGGCGTCTCAAGAAGCTTGCCTTGCCGGCTGGGGACAAGAAGGCGGCGCCCGGCGGCCAGATGCCTTGGCAGCCAGAGCAGCATCTCGTCGTCGCGTCGCCGCTGGAACAGGAGCAGGTTCACCTCACCGTGAACGTCGACCGAGATCACTGGATCTCCATCCTGCGTGCCATTGGCTGGGACGAGTTCTCTGTCTTCGAGGTCCCTGTGCTCGGCCTCAAGCGGCACGAGCAACTCCAGAAGGGACTCGCAATCTTGACGGAGGCGCAGAACGCATTCCGGCAGGGACAGTGGTCCACGGTCGTCACGGATGCTCGTCGCGCGCTAGAAGCTGCTGCCGGAGCGGCTACAGCTGATGGCGACCGAAGGGCAAAGTTCGAGGCGCTCCTTGCACAAGTCCTTCCTCTCGATACGGACGAGCCGAAGCGCGACACGCTCGAAGGCCTGATGCTCGCTCTCAAGGACCTTCGCGACCACTCAGCGCACGTCAATGACATCCGCTTCCAGGTCGAACGGGAAGATGCGGAACTCGCTCTAACCGTGGCGATCAGCATCTTCCGTTTCATGGGCGAGGCGCTCGCTCGCGCGGGCCGCAGACGCGAGTGACTCTTGCCGCTCGCGTCGTGGGGTGACCGAGCTCAGGCCGGCAGCCCTGGAAGGATCTCCGTGAAGGCCTCGACGAGATGCGCCGGGACTCTCCTCTTGGTCCGGGGTCCGTGGTCCCCTTGGCTGGCGATGTAGGCGGTCAGGTCGTCCCCCCGCTTGCCGGCGGCCCACTTCTCGGTGATGAGTTCGAACAGCCGGGCCACTCCGTATCGGCTGATGACGCTTTCGAGATACTGAACAGTGACTGTCTCGATCCGGGCAACTCGTAGGCGCTCGGTGATCCCGGTGCAGGCAGCGAGCATGTTGAACGCGGTGCCCTCGAGGCAGAGCACCTCGTCGAAGCAGACGAGGGACGCCATGTCAGTCACGCTCGCGAGGCGCGACTCCTGGCGCCACAGGGCCCGATCGTTGACCGTCTCTGCGCACTGTTCGTAGGCCCCGTAGATCTTCTCCCAGATGCGGAGAGAGTCCTCGGCTTCCGCGATGGACTTCGCGTTCGACGAGCCGAGCAGGCTCTTGCACTCCACCACGAAAGCTCTCGCCCCGAAGACCACGATGAGGTCTGCCCCGCCTCCTTCCTGCGGCAACGCTGTCGATGCGCAGCACGTTCTCTCGACCGACCACGCTCACAAAGAAGTCGTGGAGATAGTCCTCCAGCGCATGCCCGAGCTCGACGGGATGCGAACCATAGGTCGTCGCAGGCGCTTCACGCAGAAGATGGAGGCAAACGTTCTGCATGGCGAGCTGCGCGCTTCCGGGACACGGGGTCACATAACGGCCGCGAAGGGCTACTGGCGCCGCAACGACTTCGCGGCTCTGGATCATGGGGAAGAGTTGGAGCGGACTTGGCGCGTATTTGCGGTACGCATCGGGAAGCACCGATACGACTTGAGACTCCCAACGCCGGAGGTCTTCCGCGTGGAGCGATAGCCTCTCCGCAACGAAGAGCAGGTCATCGTTGTCGATGCCCCACAGGTCATGAATACCGTCTCCAACTCGTGCCTTCGTCAGATCGATTCTGCCTCGCCCCTGCACGTTCATGGCGAAGAGCATGTATGCGGCTCGAAGGAAGACCTGCGGCTCCATGCGGAGCGCGCGCTTGAGATACCCGACCGGATCCAGCGCCGGCACGCGCTGCTGAACCCGTTTGACGAGATCCCAAGCGCGGGGGAGCGCGTGCGAGTGGGGTTGAGTGAGGTCCCACTGCGCCCTCATCATCCGGCCCATCGTGCGGGCCAGGGTCGCCGACCGTAGGCAGTCGTCCCCGAGGTCGTATTGGCGGAGGGGAGTCGAACGCTGCCAGCATTCGATCAGCCTGCACCGCTCTTCTGCCTGGAACTCGTCCTCGAGCGTCCCCTCGTCAACTGCGAGGAACTCATGCGCGAGGCGAACCAGGTCTTCGAAGCCGGGCTCGTCACCGTTGTCTCCCTCTTTGGCCGCGGCAATCACGGCGATGCGCCCACCGAATGCGCGCAGGAGCGCGACATCCTGGTGGTCTGCACCGGCACGCCTGTGCTCCCAAAGGCTCCACAGGACGTTGGCGCACAGTTCGGTGACGGAGCTCCTTCGGAAACGCCGCACCCGTGCGGTGAAGTCGGAGTAGTGCATTCGCTCCGAGCGTAACAGCCCAGGCGGACACCGCGGACGGCGAGCCCCGTTCCGGGTAGGATTGCGTGGACCGCATGGACAAGAACGCCGACATCGCGGCGCGGTTCCTCGACGACGCGGAGTTCCGGGCGGTGTTGACGGACTACCTGGTGAAGAAGGTCCACCGGGCTCACCGCGCCCTGGCGCATGAACGCATACGCCATGCGTGTGGGATCGGCGCAGGGATAGTCAACTTGGGGGAGCGCATGAACTACTGGGTCTACAAGTGCAACACGAAGGGTGAGGCCGTAGGCAACAGCCAGTGGGGCGACTGGGAAGATGAATACGCCTTCGGCGGCGACCTCGGCGTGTTCGACTGGGGCAACGTGACAGACATCCCGGACCTCGCCCGACCGAAGAAGGGCGACATCGTGATCGCCCACCAGTCCGACCGTCACAAGCTGGTCGGTATCGCCAAGGTGCTCGGACTTAGACGCGACGGACAGTTCCTGCTCAAGGCGATGGAGCGGATCGGCGCCGACATGAGCACGCTCAAGCAGCAGTACGCGAAGATCGCCAAGATCCCCGCGTATCAGGGTGGTTGGCCACGGACCATCTACGACATCGGGAAGAAGGATGCTGAACTGCTCCTGCGGCTCGCCCGCGCATCCGTGGCGTCGATTGCGAACGGCGGCGCGAAGAACCGGCAACGGCTTGCAGGCGCGCTCGACCCGATCGCCGCCCTGGAGGATGACGGGGCAGCCGCAGGGAAGGGCGGCAAGGCGACGAAGGGAGTTGGCCAGGGGTTCGGGCTCAGCTCGAAGGAGCAGCGCGCCGTGGAGCGACGGGCCGTAGAACTAGCAAAACGCCACTTCGAGTCCGGGGGGTGGGTCGTGGAGGACGTCGGGGACAGCAAGACGTCGCTCGACCTCGTCTGTCGTCGCAAGGGCATCGACCTGCATGTTGAGGTCAAGGGCACGACGGGGCTGGGGCAGAAGATCATCCTGACGAAGAACGAGGTGCAGCACGCGAAGTCGTACAAGCGGGTCGCTTTGGTCGTGGTTCACGGCATGAAGCTGAAGAAGGGCACGGTCCCGAAGGTCTCAGGCGGTAAGGTGCTGGTGAGACACCCCTGGAAGATCGCGGACAAGCACCTGGAACCGCTCGCGTACTACTACAAGGTCGCGTAGCCGCTGGCGGACCCGAATAGCGGCGGCAGGGCGAGCTTCGGAAAACATCACGAATCTCGGGTGATAAGGGGCTGGCGGGTTCCTGCCGTCCCCGGCCATCGGCCGGGGATCCCCTTCACTCCAGCAGCGTGGCACGTCCGTCCAGTGGCGACACTGGTGGTCGTTGTCCGCCCGAGGTTCATGATGGCTCACGACATCAACAAGATGATCTACGTCGGGGAGATGCCCTGGCACGGGCTCGGCGTCCCACTCCCTGCGCGCGCCAGCTACGAGGACATCGTCCAAGCCGCAGGGTTCTACGTGGCCGTCGAGAAGGACGTCTACGTGCCGCCGCTCCGGGGCCCGATCCCCGACCGCAAGGCGCTCGTCCGGTCCGACACCGGCGAGTACCTCTCACTCGTCTCCAAGAGCTACGAGGTCGTCCAGTTCTCGGAGGTCGCCCGCACGCTGGTCGAGGCAGCCGGGGACGTGAAGGCAGTGTTCACCACGGCCGGCACGCTCGGCCCCGTCGGCATCAAGGGCTGGCTGCTCGGCGAGATCCCGAACCCGATCAAGGTGAAGGGCGACCCCTCGCCGATCCGCAAGTACGTCCTCGGCACCACCGGCCACGACGGCGTCACGGCCGTGGTCCTCAAGAACGTCGCCACCCGCGTCGTCTGCGCGAACACGCTCGGCGTGGCGCTCGGCGAGCGCGGGGGGGCGACGTGGCGCATCCAGCACACGGCCAACGCCAAGATGAGACTCGACGAGGCGGGCAAGGCCTTCCGGCAGCTCGTCGAGTCCTACGAGCGGCTCGGCGAGCTGGCGAACGTGCTGGCGGTGACCCCGTTCACCACTCGGCAGATGAAGGCCACCATCGACCGGCTCATGCCGGTGCCAAAGGACGACCGGGACCACACGAAGCCCGAGGCCGAGCGCGGCAAGGTCATCCGGCTCTTCGACACAGCCGCCGCCATCGAGCGGGTGCGCGGGACCGCGTGGGCGGCGCTCCAGGGCTGGACCGAGTACGCCGACCACCACCGCCAGGTGCGTGACACCGGGCGCGAGGACCCTCGCCGGGCCCGGCTCGCGTCCGTCTGGATGGGTCGGGCGGCGGCCATCAAGCAGGCCGCGCTGGCCGCCATCGCCGACGAGGCGCGGCTCGAGCTCACCGCGGCGTAGCAGTTCGGCTACCGCGCTCCTCCGCCTCCAATTTCGGCAGGCCTGCCGGAACGGAGGAGCCATGGTCCCAGCCGCGCTCGTGCTCAACAAGTCGCTGCTCAAGAAGCTCGCGGTCGCCGTGCTCGTCGCGGTGGCCGAGACGGTCCTGTCGGCGCCGGCGAAGGGCAAGAAGTCGCGGTAGCCGTTGGGGCCTCCGTCCAGCGTCGGCGGGGG from Anaeromyxobacter dehalogenans 2CP-C includes:
- a CDS encoding HNH endonuclease; this translates as MLHVLIGENAARETWEDCVRRGRSVSWIVPKKAGREDEVIFVFNRDLFVGSGVIDTEPKSDEFLGRPAFRADVRDLRQFKRPLSVDDVARRIPEWKWPRSYTKGRTTPAEAVSRKLHRIVEEHVGRVGVVRIGGKAGPSRPEWKGAAPPRWAEVVPENIRESAARALARSMREAHALHAASWTVTLGDGFVRLNVGVPLALTLARDECQLIVMRDAKELGALRRLGVKPQGGFAKAPGAVCVTFPLRSLAEAHRRLWASHAAALRVAVGKQGATPHTGYAHELIVYLRSLGLDVPASECAGALEVRREPGQEIPAPAFDANELPDGREYDRRAILRRQGQPAFRLALLRAYGGRCAVTGCDVAAVLQAAHIIPFRGAATDRVENGLLLRADIHDLFDLGKLNFDEGWRVRLHEDLRGTMYEELEGRTLRMPREVRDRPSLAALRARPARGVRMPGDGRRRAG
- a CDS encoding restriction endonuclease, whose translation is MLPPLQALAEGDEHNARDLRDQLDRTFDLTDADRHELLPSGKQPVFDGRVGWAKTYLEKAGLLSTSRRGWYRITDAGRSVLAKNPERIDKQYLLQFESFRVFASRATDEPQGTTESPEEKSTPEVTPEEALERAHKEIRAKVETELLDAVGKASPRFFKKLVVELLVQMGYGGSLEDAGRALGRSHDGGIDGIIKEDHLGLDAIYVQAKRWQNNVGRPDVQAFAGSLEGERARKGVFITTSSFSSEARDYVKRIEKKIVLIDGRQLASLMVDFSIGVNTVSTYEIKRVDTDYFAEE
- a CDS encoding DUF6979 family protein → MARYGESAVWAARLVVEDGMTPPAAWNKAALALNPNSIDAATKLCPRTTFLTLCGEGYVKGVPRGTT
- a CDS encoding protein NO VEIN domain-containing protein, yielding MDKNADIAARFLDDAEFRAVLTDYLVKKVHRAHRALAHERIRHACGIGAGIVNLGERMNYWVYKCNTKGEAVGNSQWGDWEDEYAFGGDLGVFDWGNVTDIPDLARPKKGDIVIAHQSDRHKLVGIAKVLGLRRDGQFLLKAMERIGADMSTLKQQYAKIAKIPAYQGGWPRTIYDIGKKDAELLLRLARASVASIANGGAKNRQRLAGALDPIAALEDDGAAAGKGGKATKGVGQGFGLSSKEQRAVERRAVELAKRHFESGGWVVEDVGDSKTSLDLVCRRKGIDLHVEVKGTTGLGQKIILTKNEVQHAKSYKRVALVVVHGMKLKKGTVPKVSGGKVLVRHPWKIADKHLEPLAYYYKVA
- a CDS encoding DUF932 domain-containing protein, with protein sequence MAHDINKMIYVGEMPWHGLGVPLPARASYEDIVQAAGFYVAVEKDVYVPPLRGPIPDRKALVRSDTGEYLSLVSKSYEVVQFSEVARTLVEAAGDVKAVFTTAGTLGPVGIKGWLLGEIPNPIKVKGDPSPIRKYVLGTTGHDGVTAVVLKNVATRVVCANTLGVALGERGGATWRIQHTANAKMRLDEAGKAFRQLVESYERLGELANVLAVTPFTTRQMKATIDRLMPVPKDDRDHTKPEAERGKVIRLFDTAAAIERVRGTAWAALQGWTEYADHHRQVRDTGREDPRRARLASVWMGRAAAIKQAALAAIADEARLELTAA